A window from Prochlorococcus marinus CUG1435 encodes these proteins:
- the alaS gene encoding alanine--tRNA ligase has translation MTSQLSKKIVTGDEIRDAFLKFYSEKLHKIIPSASLIPDDPTVMLTIAGMLPFKPVFLGLKERPSKRATSSQKCIRTNDIENVGVTARHHTFFEMLGNFSFGDYFKLEAIQWAWELVTNIYQLSPENIIVSVFHEDGESAKIWRDEIGIHSDRIVKLGEKDNFWSSGKTGPCGPCSELYYDFYPEKGLQNIDLEDGDRFIEFYNLVFMQYNRDSNGKLTDLKFKNIDTGMGLERMAQILQKKQNNYETDLIFPIIQKTCEIAKIDYFLSNDKNKISLKIIGDHTRAVIHLISDGVSASNLGRGYILRRLIRRMVRHGRLLGITNEFLTHIATVGINLMKNNYPDLKNNNDLILSEIKIEEVRFMETLERGEKLLDDLITSGQKLISGFKAFELYDTYGFPLELTVEIAEENSISVDVKGFEEEMNAQKERAKAASSNIDLTLEGSLEREIDLFNKTVFNGYDSLLSEAEIKGIFLDSTLVKQASEGQKVLIVLDQTTFYGESGGQVGDIGTIFSKEVEVLVDNVIRKKNVFLHYGTIKKGTLTIGQKVKTNVKSTNRAKAAANHTATHLLQSALKLIVDESVGQKGSLVAFNKLRFDFNSSNPISKDQISKIESLVNSWIMENHILEIKNMSKSEALEKGAVAMFGEKYDDEVRVINVPGVSMELCGGTHVKTTSELGSFKIISEEGISAGVRRIEALSGQSAFDYFSERNALVNQLSDFLKANPSQLFERVNNLQAELINKNKEIQKMKDEIAYFKYSSIKSSAEIVNSFSILVNQIDGLDGNSLQSAALNLTSYLGNKAIVILGGIPNLENKKLLFVVSLGDDAVKIGLHAGKLINEIARICSGGGGGKPNFAQAGAKDIDRLSDALDYAKNHLQKTLESHSDK, from the coding sequence ATGACATCTCAACTAAGTAAAAAAATTGTTACTGGAGATGAGATAAGAGATGCTTTTTTAAAATTTTACAGTGAAAAATTACATAAAATCATTCCAAGTGCGTCTTTAATTCCAGATGATCCTACGGTTATGCTCACAATTGCTGGAATGCTACCTTTTAAACCAGTTTTTTTAGGTTTAAAAGAAAGACCATCCAAAAGGGCTACATCTAGCCAAAAGTGCATTAGAACAAATGATATAGAAAACGTTGGGGTTACAGCTAGACATCACACTTTTTTTGAAATGCTTGGTAATTTCTCTTTTGGAGATTATTTTAAACTAGAGGCAATTCAGTGGGCTTGGGAATTAGTTACAAATATTTATCAACTTTCGCCTGAAAATATAATTGTTAGTGTCTTTCACGAAGATGGAGAGTCTGCAAAAATTTGGAGAGATGAAATAGGTATTCATTCAGATAGGATAGTGAAACTAGGAGAGAAAGATAATTTTTGGTCCTCTGGGAAAACAGGTCCATGTGGACCTTGTTCAGAACTTTACTATGATTTTTATCCTGAAAAAGGTCTACAGAATATTGATTTAGAAGATGGAGATCGTTTTATTGAATTTTATAATCTTGTTTTTATGCAATATAATCGCGATTCTAATGGCAAATTGACAGATTTAAAATTTAAAAATATTGATACAGGAATGGGCCTTGAAAGGATGGCTCAAATATTGCAAAAAAAGCAAAATAATTATGAGACAGATTTAATTTTTCCTATCATTCAAAAAACTTGTGAGATTGCAAAAATTGATTATTTTTTGTCAAATGATAAAAACAAAATTTCTCTAAAAATTATTGGAGATCATACAAGAGCTGTTATTCATTTAATTTCTGATGGAGTATCAGCAAGTAATCTTGGAAGGGGTTATATATTAAGAAGGCTTATTAGAAGAATGGTCAGACATGGGAGATTATTAGGAATAACAAATGAATTTTTAACACATATTGCTACTGTCGGGATCAATTTAATGAAAAATAATTATCCTGATTTAAAAAATAACAATGATTTAATTTTGAGTGAGATAAAAATTGAAGAAGTAAGGTTTATGGAAACTCTCGAAAGGGGAGAGAAATTGCTAGATGATTTAATTACTTCAGGACAGAAATTAATTTCTGGTTTTAAAGCTTTTGAACTTTATGATACCTATGGATTTCCTCTAGAACTTACTGTAGAAATTGCTGAAGAAAATAGTATCAGTGTAGATGTAAAGGGTTTTGAAGAAGAAATGAATGCACAAAAAGAGAGAGCGAAAGCTGCTTCAAGTAATATTGATTTGACATTAGAGGGATCATTAGAGCGAGAAATAGATCTTTTTAACAAAACTGTTTTTAATGGATATGATTCACTTCTTTCGGAAGCTGAAATAAAGGGTATATTCTTGGATTCAACATTAGTTAAGCAAGCGAGTGAAGGTCAGAAAGTTTTAATTGTTCTTGATCAGACAACTTTTTATGGAGAATCTGGTGGTCAAGTTGGTGATATTGGAACGATATTTTCAAAAGAAGTAGAGGTCTTAGTTGATAATGTTATTCGAAAGAAAAATGTTTTTTTACATTATGGAACCATCAAAAAAGGAACATTAACTATTGGACAAAAAGTTAAGACTAATGTTAAATCCACTAATAGAGCTAAGGCTGCTGCAAATCATACAGCTACTCATTTATTGCAATCTGCTCTCAAATTAATTGTTGATGAAAGTGTTGGACAAAAAGGTTCATTAGTAGCCTTTAATAAATTAAGATTTGACTTTAATTCTTCTAATCCTATTTCTAAAGATCAAATTTCTAAGATTGAGAGTCTAGTCAACTCTTGGATTATGGAAAATCATATCTTAGAAATAAAAAATATGTCTAAGAGTGAGGCTCTTGAAAAAGGTGCAGTGGCAATGTTTGGAGAAAAATATGATGATGAAGTACGCGTTATTAATGTGCCAGGAGTTTCAATGGAACTTTGTGGTGGCACACATGTTAAAACTACCTCCGAACTAGGTTCTTTCAAAATAATTAGTGAGGAAGGAATCTCAGCTGGAGTAAGAAGAATCGAAGCATTATCAGGCCAATCAGCCTTCGACTATTTTAGTGAAAGAAATGCTTTAGTAAATCAACTAAGTGATTTCTTAAAAGCAAATCCCAGTCAACTTTTTGAAAGGGTTAATAATTTGCAAGCAGAGCTTATTAATAAAAATAAAGAGATACAAAAAATGAAAGATGAAATTGCATATTTTAAATACTCTTCTATAAAATCATCCGCAGAAATAGTAAATTCTTTTTCAATATTGGTAAATCAGATTGATGGCTTAGATGGTAATTCTTTGCAATCTGCAGCACTTAATTTAACTTCTTATTTAGGTAATAAAGCAATAGTGATTCTTGGAGGAATCCCAAATCTAGAAAATAAAAAGTTATTATTTGTAGTGTCTTTAGGTGATGATGCTGTAAAAATAGGATTGCATGCAGGTAAATTAATTAATGAGATAGCAAGAATTTGTTCGGGAGGTGGAGGAGGAAAGCCTAACTTTGCTCAAGCTGGTGCTAAAGATATTGATAGGTTAAGCGATGCTTTAGATTATGCTAAAAATCATTTGCAAAAAACATTAGAAAGTCATTCTGATAAATAA
- a CDS encoding dephospho-CoA kinase, with product MDILQKSKNNQRRIGLTGGIASGKTTITNYIRKHTNIPILDADNLSRELIKPNTYGYEKILDYFGNKIIDNKNNSERAINRKLLRNIILKHSESKEWIEKLLHPLIKEKMIEECSQYKNNQTIVLVIPLLFEAKFEDICTEIWLVKCPKELQKKRLIARDKISEKEAYDAINLQLSFEEKRKFSDIILDNSDNQNKWIKTISALL from the coding sequence ATGGATATTCTTCAAAAATCAAAAAATAACCAAAGAAGAATTGGTTTAACAGGAGGAATTGCCAGTGGGAAGACAACCATAACTAATTACATTAGAAAACATACAAACATTCCAATATTAGATGCAGATAATTTATCAAGAGAATTAATCAAACCAAACACATACGGATATGAGAAAATTTTAGATTATTTTGGAAATAAAATTATTGATAATAAGAACAATTCAGAAAGGGCAATAAACAGAAAACTTTTAAGGAACATTATTCTTAAACATTCAGAAAGTAAAGAATGGATTGAAAAACTACTTCACCCATTAATTAAAGAAAAAATGATAGAAGAATGCAGTCAATATAAAAACAATCAAACTATAGTATTGGTTATTCCATTATTATTTGAAGCAAAATTTGAAGATATTTGCACTGAAATATGGTTAGTTAAATGTCCTAAAGAACTACAAAAAAAAAGACTTATCGCAAGAGATAAAATTAGCGAAAAAGAGGCATATGACGCAATAAATCTTCAATTAAGTTTTGAAGAAAAAAGAAAATTTTCTGACATAATTTTAGATAATTCAGATAATCAAAATAAATGGATCAAGACAATAAGTGCGCTTCTTTGA
- the gatB gene encoding Asp-tRNA(Asn)/Glu-tRNA(Gln) amidotransferase subunit GatB, whose protein sequence is MNNLESWEAVIGLETHVQLNTKSKIFTSASTAFGDAPNTHIDPIVCGLPGTLPVLNETVLEYAVKTSLALNLNVAEHCKFDRKQYFYPDLPKNYQISQFDEPLAENGWLEVEIIEKGKEPYIKKIGIERLHMEEDAGKLVHSGSDRLAGSKYSLVDYNRAGIALCEIVSKPDIRSGKEASEYASEIRRTVRYLGVSDGNMQEGSLRCDVNISVRKGPSSPFGTKVEIKNMNSFSAIQKACDYEIARQIEVYENGGKIFQETRLWDEAKQLTKSMRMKEGSSDYRYFPDPDLGPIEITKAQQEIWLKELPELPSKKRNKYVSEFGLSAYDARVISDEINMANFFEDTVANGADAKLASNWVTSDIVGYLKANKLSFSDLKLSPENLAEMIKMISNNTISGKIAKEILPELIEKNISPKKLVEEKGLSMISDSSSILPIIDELLTDHPDEVQAFRNGKTKLLGFFVGQLMKRTKGKADPKLANKLLAEKLNS, encoded by the coding sequence ATGAACAATTTGGAATCTTGGGAAGCTGTGATTGGTTTGGAAACTCATGTACAGCTTAATACGAAAAGTAAAATATTCACATCTGCTTCAACAGCTTTTGGTGATGCACCTAATACTCATATAGATCCTATAGTTTGTGGGTTACCAGGAACCCTTCCAGTTTTAAATGAGACTGTTCTTGAGTATGCTGTAAAAACTTCTTTAGCATTAAATCTAAATGTTGCAGAACATTGTAAATTCGATAGAAAACAATATTTTTATCCTGATTTGCCTAAAAATTATCAAATTTCACAATTTGATGAGCCACTAGCTGAAAATGGGTGGTTAGAGGTTGAAATAATTGAAAAAGGTAAAGAACCTTATATAAAAAAAATTGGTATAGAAAGGCTACATATGGAAGAGGACGCCGGAAAACTAGTCCATTCAGGTAGTGACAGATTAGCTGGTTCTAAGTATTCTTTAGTTGATTACAATCGTGCAGGAATAGCACTTTGTGAGATTGTAAGTAAACCAGATATTAGATCAGGTAAAGAGGCATCTGAATATGCTTCAGAGATTAGAAGAACAGTTAGATATCTAGGGGTATCAGACGGAAATATGCAAGAGGGTTCATTGCGCTGTGATGTTAATATTTCAGTCAGAAAAGGACCTAGTTCTCCTTTTGGTACCAAAGTGGAAATAAAGAATATGAATTCATTTTCTGCAATTCAAAAGGCTTGTGATTATGAAATAGCTAGACAAATAGAAGTTTATGAAAATGGAGGAAAAATTTTCCAAGAAACAAGGTTATGGGATGAAGCTAAGCAATTAACAAAAAGTATGAGAATGAAAGAAGGCAGCAGTGACTATAGATATTTTCCTGATCCTGATTTAGGACCAATTGAAATAACAAAAGCCCAACAAGAAATATGGTTAAAAGAACTTCCAGAATTACCTTCAAAGAAAAGAAATAAATATGTAAGTGAGTTTGGGTTATCTGCATATGATGCAAGGGTAATTTCTGATGAAATTAATATGGCAAACTTTTTTGAAGATACGGTAGCTAATGGTGCTGATGCCAAACTAGCTTCAAATTGGGTAACAAGTGATATTGTGGGTTATTTAAAAGCAAATAAACTTAGTTTTTCTGACTTAAAACTTAGTCCTGAAAATCTCGCTGAAATGATTAAGATGATTTCAAATAATACTATCAGTGGAAAAATTGCAAAAGAAATTTTGCCTGAATTAATTGAAAAAAATATTTCTCCGAAAAAGCTAGTAGAAGAAAAAGGGTTGTCTATGATATCTGATTCTTCAAGTATTTTACCAATAATTGATGAACTTTTAACTGACCATCCAGATGAGGTTCAAGCATTTAGAAATGGCAAAACTAAATTGCTTGGTTTTTTTGTTGGTCAACTTATGAAAAGAACAAAAGGTAAAGCTGACCCTAAACTTGCAAATAAACTGCTTGCAGAAAAATTGAATAGCTAA
- the speA gene encoding biosynthetic arginine decarboxylase, which translates to MTNFEPKKLKNTWTIEDSISTYNIDKWGDKYFSINSKGNISVIKDIKSENKIDLFKLVKELKSREINPPLIIRFNDILKDRIIALHDAFLKAIKTYKYENIYQGVFPVKCNQQKNVLEKIIEFGSQWNFGLEVGSKSELLIGLALLENQNSLLICNGYKDKKYIEIATLARKLGKNPIIVIEQRDEVKRIIHAVQELNATPLIGIRAKLSSKSSGRWGKSIGDNSKFGLSIPEIMSTIKELKEANLINEMKLLHFHIGSQISDITVIKDALQEASQIYVELCKLGAPMQYIDVGGGLGIDFDGTKTSSNTSTNYSLQNYANDVIATIKDACVLNNIKHPTIISESGRAIISHCSVLIFNVLGTSHVSSKIQIFDKKNQQLIISNLLETFNELKKLKNKKINLSQIIELWNDAKKFKEDCLAAFRLGFLSLEERAYAEELTWACAKEISNNLNNDEINHPDLSEITETLASTYYANLSIFKSIPDSWAINQIFPIVPIHRHLEEPFCKGNFADLTCDSDGKLNNFIDGGKIKSLLNLHKPEQDKDYLIGIFMTGAYQEALGNLHNLFGNTNVVHIDINQNNSYKVKNIIKEDSKSEILQLLDYSSASLVESIRINTESAIDQKKLTIEEARKLIDQIEISLRKSSYLSE; encoded by the coding sequence TTGACCAATTTTGAGCCGAAAAAATTAAAGAATACTTGGACTATTGAAGATAGTATTTCGACTTACAACATAGACAAATGGGGGGATAAATATTTTTCAATAAATTCCAAAGGAAATATATCAGTAATTAAAGATATAAAATCTGAAAATAAGATTGATCTTTTCAAGCTTGTCAAAGAACTTAAAAGTAGAGAAATAAATCCTCCATTAATTATAAGATTTAACGATATCTTGAAAGATCGAATAATTGCACTTCATGATGCTTTTTTAAAAGCAATAAAAACCTACAAATATGAGAATATTTATCAAGGCGTTTTTCCTGTCAAATGTAATCAACAAAAAAATGTATTGGAAAAGATAATAGAGTTTGGTAGTCAATGGAATTTTGGTTTAGAAGTAGGAAGTAAATCAGAACTACTAATTGGCCTTGCACTTCTTGAAAACCAAAATTCATTATTGATATGCAACGGATATAAAGATAAAAAATATATTGAGATTGCTACTTTGGCCAGAAAACTCGGCAAAAATCCAATAATCGTTATTGAACAACGAGATGAGGTAAAAAGAATTATTCACGCAGTTCAAGAACTTAACGCGACTCCATTGATAGGAATAAGAGCAAAGTTATCAAGTAAAAGTAGTGGAAGGTGGGGCAAATCTATTGGAGATAATTCCAAATTTGGATTATCAATCCCAGAAATTATGTCGACAATCAAAGAACTTAAAGAAGCAAATCTTATAAACGAAATGAAATTACTCCATTTTCACATTGGAAGTCAAATAAGTGATATTACTGTGATCAAAGACGCATTACAAGAAGCCAGTCAAATATATGTTGAACTATGCAAACTAGGAGCCCCAATGCAATATATCGACGTAGGGGGGGGATTAGGGATAGATTTTGATGGAACTAAAACCTCCTCAAACACCTCCACTAATTATTCTCTTCAAAATTATGCTAACGATGTAATTGCAACTATTAAAGATGCATGTGTATTAAATAATATCAAGCATCCAACCATAATCTCAGAAAGTGGAAGGGCAATAATTAGTCATTGTTCAGTTTTAATTTTTAATGTCTTAGGAACGAGCCATGTCAGTTCCAAAATACAAATTTTTGATAAAAAAAATCAACAATTAATCATTTCAAATTTACTTGAAACTTTCAATGAATTAAAAAAACTTAAAAATAAAAAAATAAATTTATCTCAAATAATTGAACTATGGAATGATGCAAAAAAGTTTAAAGAAGATTGCTTAGCTGCCTTTAGATTAGGATTTTTAAGTTTAGAAGAACGAGCCTATGCCGAAGAACTGACCTGGGCTTGCGCAAAAGAAATTTCTAATAACCTGAATAATGATGAAATCAATCACCCTGATTTATCAGAAATTACAGAAACTCTTGCATCAACTTATTATGCAAATTTATCTATCTTTAAATCTATTCCCGATAGCTGGGCAATCAATCAGATTTTTCCAATAGTACCAATACATAGGCACTTAGAAGAGCCGTTCTGCAAGGGCAACTTTGCAGATTTAACTTGTGATTCAGATGGGAAACTAAATAATTTTATTGATGGTGGAAAAATTAAATCATTACTAAATTTACATAAGCCAGAGCAAGATAAAGATTATTTAATTGGAATTTTTATGACTGGAGCATATCAAGAAGCACTAGGAAACTTGCACAATTTATTTGGCAATACAAACGTTGTGCACATAGATATAAATCAAAATAATTCCTATAAGGTCAAAAATATTATTAAAGAGGACAGTAAATCTGAAATTTTACAATTATTGGATTACAGTTCAGCTTCTTTGGTTGAATCTATAAGAATTAATACTGAATCAGCAATTGATCAAAAAAAATTAACTATTGAAGAGGCAAGGAAATTAATTGATCAAATCGAAATCAGTCTCAGAAAAAGTAGTTATTTATCAGAATGA
- the ndk gene encoding nucleoside-diphosphate kinase — translation MTKERTFIAIKPDGVQRGYVAEIIGRFEKKGFKLVGLKQLIPSKDLAQNHYGVHRERPFFVDLVDFISSGPVVAMVWEGEGVILSARKLIGATKPLEAEPGTIRGDLAIDIGRNIIHGSDGEDTAKFEIDLWFNEEELCEWETSDSKWRSEN, via the coding sequence ATGACTAAAGAGAGAACTTTTATTGCAATTAAACCAGATGGAGTTCAAAGAGGATATGTTGCTGAGATTATTGGCAGATTTGAAAAAAAAGGATTTAAATTAGTTGGTTTAAAGCAATTAATCCCCTCAAAAGATCTTGCTCAAAATCACTATGGAGTACATAGAGAAAGACCCTTTTTTGTTGATTTAGTGGATTTTATTTCAAGCGGTCCTGTTGTAGCAATGGTATGGGAAGGCGAAGGAGTTATTTTAAGTGCTAGAAAACTAATAGGTGCAACAAAACCTCTTGAAGCGGAGCCTGGAACAATTAGAGGTGATTTAGCTATTGATATTGGGAGAAATATTATTCATGGTTCTGATGGAGAGGACACAGCAAAATTTGAAATTGATCTATGGTTTAACGAAGAGGAGTTATGTGAGTGGGAAACTTCTGATTCTAAATGGCGATCTGAAAATTAA
- the argJ gene encoding bifunctional glutamate N-acetyltransferase/amino-acid acetyltransferase ArgJ: MSQLDSNWSLVDDCKLTPKGFLFAGISAGLKSSNKKDLALILAPEGSIFSGMFTQSIVRASCVDICEERIKTTSGFARAILINSGQANACTGNLGVQHFQIATRRIAELLGIKEEEVLMCSTGVIGVPIQINDLVKNLPNLINDLRGNNFQNAAEAILTTDLTLKKVLIETIIQGRKIKIAGFAKGSGMIYPNMATMLAFLTCDAGIEKEEWDKMIAIAVKKSFNAISVDGETSTNDSFVGINAGEKIEKRFLPIIQKGVDIVCQNLAKNIARDGEGANCLLEVLVQGAKNTDDAIILAKSICNSALVKTAIHGCDPNWGRIISAAGNSGVKFNLNDVDLFIGNAQILEKGKLYKYDPEKVTDYIKSRMKGTYLLDDIVKIMINLNSGESQGTAWGCDLSKKYVEINSEYTT; the protein is encoded by the coding sequence TTGAGTCAGTTAGATTCCAATTGGTCGTTAGTTGATGACTGTAAGTTAACACCCAAGGGCTTTCTTTTTGCTGGGATATCTGCTGGATTAAAATCTTCTAATAAAAAAGATTTAGCACTAATACTTGCTCCAGAAGGAAGTATTTTTAGTGGAATGTTTACCCAATCAATAGTTCGCGCTTCTTGTGTGGATATTTGTGAGGAAAGGATTAAAACAACTTCAGGTTTTGCACGAGCAATACTAATAAATTCTGGTCAAGCAAATGCATGTACAGGAAATCTTGGAGTTCAACATTTTCAAATTGCTACAAGAAGGATTGCGGAACTTTTAGGAATAAAAGAAGAAGAAGTTTTAATGTGCTCAACTGGTGTAATTGGCGTTCCAATACAAATAAATGATTTAGTAAAAAATTTACCAAATTTAATTAATGATTTAAGGGGTAATAATTTTCAAAATGCAGCAGAAGCAATTTTAACGACCGATTTGACTTTGAAAAAAGTCTTAATAGAGACGATTATTCAAGGTAGAAAAATCAAAATAGCAGGATTTGCAAAAGGTTCAGGAATGATTTACCCCAACATGGCTACAATGCTTGCTTTTCTAACTTGTGATGCTGGTATTGAAAAAGAAGAATGGGACAAAATGATTGCAATTGCAGTTAAAAAATCTTTTAATGCAATATCAGTTGATGGAGAGACAAGTACAAATGATTCTTTTGTTGGAATAAATGCCGGAGAGAAAATTGAAAAAAGGTTTCTCCCAATTATTCAAAAAGGGGTCGATATTGTTTGTCAAAACTTGGCAAAAAATATTGCAAGGGATGGAGAAGGAGCAAATTGTTTATTAGAAGTTTTGGTTCAAGGCGCAAAAAATACAGATGATGCAATTATTCTCGCGAAATCTATTTGTAATTCTGCCTTGGTAAAAACTGCGATACATGGTTGTGATCCGAATTGGGGACGAATTATTTCTGCTGCGGGCAATTCAGGAGTTAAATTTAATTTAAATGACGTTGATTTATTTATAGGTAATGCTCAGATTCTGGAAAAAGGCAAGTTGTATAAATATGATCCAGAAAAAGTCACAGACTATATTAAGTCCAGAATGAAAGGTACATATTTACTTGATGATATTGTAAAAATTATGATTAATCTAAATTCTGGCGAATCGCAAGGCACAGCTTGGGGGTGCGATCTTTCTAAAAAGTATGTTGAAATAAATAGCGAATATACGACTTAA
- a CDS encoding MTH1187 family thiamine-binding protein, which yields MFVSIDLCLVPIGVGTSLSPYIKECIEVIKNEGLNYEFGANGTAIEGDWDKVFECVKKCHKKIHSKGAPRIYTTMKVNTRTDKEQKFLDKVKSVLDK from the coding sequence ATGTTTGTAAGTATTGACTTATGCTTAGTCCCCATTGGAGTTGGAACTTCTCTATCTCCTTATATAAAAGAGTGTATTGAAGTTATCAAAAATGAAGGACTTAACTATGAATTCGGAGCGAATGGAACGGCAATAGAGGGAGATTGGGATAAAGTATTTGAATGTGTTAAAAAGTGTCATAAAAAAATTCATTCAAAAGGTGCGCCTAGAATTTATACAACAATGAAAGTAAATACAAGAACTGATAAAGAACAAAAATTCTTAGATAAAGTAAAAAGTGTTTTAGATAAATAA
- the thiO gene encoding glycine oxidase ThiO has product MTKETKNSILIIGGGLVGLSIAYEFSRNNFKVLVLSKNRNESAGFVAAGMLASHAEGLENELLKFGQESQSLIPKWIKSIEQDSNVKCGLKKCGIVVPFKNKKDLEEFPTYEYGKYLNQKDLQKEINGINSIWKHGLLFEQDGQIDNRRRLMRALERACSLHGVEFQEGSEVKDLTLEKNKITGATVLCATGELKKINCEKAIICSGAWSKKIFNKIPVFPVKGQMLSIQGPTNFLKRVIFGPKTYLVPRDDGLIIVGATVEKDSEFNQGNTPNGIKQLQEGIHSLLPEAINWPQMEHWWGFRPCTPDLKPIIGKSKIENLFIATGHYRNGVLFSAITSDLLLKIVLNKSLKEIEKNFLEKFSIYRFEI; this is encoded by the coding sequence ATGACAAAAGAAACAAAAAATTCAATATTAATTATTGGCGGTGGACTTGTAGGTTTATCTATTGCTTATGAATTTTCTAGAAATAACTTCAAGGTTTTAGTTTTAAGCAAAAACAGAAATGAATCAGCTGGATTTGTTGCTGCAGGAATGCTAGCTAGTCATGCAGAAGGGCTCGAAAATGAATTACTAAAATTTGGCCAAGAAAGTCAAAGTCTAATTCCAAAATGGATAAAAAGTATTGAACAAGATAGTAATGTTAAATGCGGTTTAAAAAAATGTGGCATAGTAGTTCCTTTTAAAAATAAAAAAGATCTTGAAGAGTTTCCCACTTATGAATATGGAAAATATTTAAATCAAAAAGATCTTCAAAAAGAAATTAATGGAATAAATTCTATTTGGAAACATGGTTTACTTTTTGAACAAGATGGTCAAATAGATAACAGAAGAAGACTAATGCGTGCTCTTGAAAGAGCATGCTCCTTGCATGGAGTCGAATTTCAAGAAGGATCAGAAGTAAAGGATTTGACATTGGAAAAAAACAAAATTACTGGTGCAACAGTTTTATGTGCCACTGGGGAACTAAAAAAAATTAACTGCGAAAAAGCAATTATATGCAGTGGTGCTTGGAGTAAAAAAATTTTTAATAAGATTCCAGTCTTTCCTGTAAAAGGACAAATGTTATCAATACAAGGTCCAACAAATTTTTTGAAAAGAGTTATTTTTGGTCCAAAAACTTATCTAGTTCCTCGTGATGATGGACTTATTATCGTTGGAGCGACAGTTGAAAAAGATTCAGAATTTAATCAGGGTAATACTCCTAATGGAATAAAACAACTGCAAGAAGGCATCCACTCTTTATTACCAGAGGCTATTAATTGGCCGCAAATGGAACATTGGTGGGGATTTAGACCCTGCACTCCAGATCTTAAACCAATAATTGGAAAATCAAAAATTGAAAACCTCTTTATAGCAACAGGACATTACAGAAATGGAGTTTTATTTTCTGCAATAACAAGTGATCTTCTTTTGAAAATAGTTCTAAATAAAAGTCTCAAAGAAATAGAAAAAAACTTTTTAGAAAAATTCAGTATATATAGATTTGAGATTTAA